TATCTAATTCTTGTGTATTTTTCGTCtacttgaagaattttgtgttCTCTTGTAGACAAGACTCTGATTGTATGGAAATTGACACGTGACGAGACCCAATACGGTATTCCTCAAAAGCGTCTCCACGGTCACTCCCATTTCATTTCCGACGTTGTTTTGTCCAGCGATGGTAATTATGCCCTGTCTGGTTCCTGGGATAAGACCCTCAGGCTTTGGGACTTGGCTGCTGGCAAATCCACGAGGAGATTCGAGGATCATACAAAGGTTGGAAAAGATAGTATATTTGTCTAGATAAATTAATCTCCCTTTTAAAACAGctagaagattttttttttttaataatgttgGTCATCATGCTTCGACTGAAGAATTCCCGTCTGCCTCACCATAAAGATCCTCGAGGGTCAAGGTGGATGGCTAGAGTTACATGCTATCCCAACTGGTATGTAGAG
This genomic stretch from Coccinella septempunctata chromosome 7, icCocSept1.1, whole genome shotgun sequence harbors:
- the LOC123316278 gene encoding guanine nucleotide-binding protein subunit beta-like protein isoform X2; protein product: MSETLQLKGTLLGHSGWVTQIATNPKYPDIILSSSRDKTLIVWKLTRDETQYGIPQKRLHGHSHFISDVVLSSDGNYALSGSWDKTLRLWDLAAGKSTRRFEDHTKLEDFFFLIMLVIMLRLKNSRLPHHKDPRGSRWMARVTCYPNWMF